A window of Cucurbita pepo subsp. pepo cultivar mu-cu-16 chromosome LG06, ASM280686v2, whole genome shotgun sequence contains these coding sequences:
- the LOC111797495 gene encoding scarecrow-like protein 1, with product MSLVRPSDLSPLSYGSRKLYSLNGTKNAPDLSAQRFGSEKHRSESYEKYFLDFPIEELSISGVSGISTNSFHPNAASYGRTDSDSACLESTSPEQLDFEDDQVRLKLQELERDLLGEPDAADYDVEMLANGQAMEIDSEWANSIKDALLHDSPNESSSTDSNFSTTGSNKDASQMSSQNPREMLLECAFAISEDNFDEASAMIEQLRGMVSVQGDPSQRIAAYMVEGLAARLLASGKCLYKALRCKEPPSSDRLAAMQILFEVCPCFKFGFMAANCAIIEAAKDEKRIHIIDFDVSQGTQYINLIQMLATQPGKPPHLRLTGVDDPESVHRPVGGLKHIGQRLEQLAKALRVPFEFQAIASNTSDVTPSMLASCHGEAVIVNFAFLLHHMPDESVSTVNLRDKLLRMVKNLNPKLVTVVEQDMNTNTTPFFSRFVETYNYFAAVYDTLDATLPRDSQDRINVERQCLAKDIVNIIACEGEDRVERYEVAGKWRARMTMAGFSSCTMSQNVTDPIRKLIGEYCERLKMYEEMGTVHFGWEEKSLIITSTWR from the coding sequence ATGTCGTTAGTCAGGCCATCTGATCTGTCTCCGTTATCATACGGAAGTCGCAAGCTCTACTCGTTGAACGGAACCAAGAATGCTCCTGACTTGTCTGCTCAAAGATTTGGCTCTGAAAAGCATAGGAGTGAGAGCTATGAGAAGTATTTCCTTGACTTCCCGATCGAAGAGCTATCGATTTCTGGCGTTTCGGGCATTTCTACCAATTCGTTTCACCCGAACGCTGCTTCGTATGGGCGAACCGATTCAGATTCAGCTTGCCTTGAGAGTACAAGTCCAGAACAGCTGGATTTTGAGGATGATCAAGTGAGACTGAAGTTGCAAGAATTGGAGAGGGACCTGTTGGGTGAACCTGATGCTGCTGATTACGATGTCGAGATGCTTGCAAATGGTCAAGCCATGGAAATCGATAGCGAATGGGCGAATTCGATTAAAGATGCACTGCTACACGACTCGCCAAACGAATCCTCGTCGACAGATTCTAATTTCAGTACAACTGGCAGCAACAAGGATGCATCTCAGATGTCTTCACAGAATCCTAGAGAAATGCTTTTAGAATGTGCTTTTGCCATCTCGGAAGACAACTTTGACGAAGCATCAGCCATGATCGAACAGCTCCGAGGTATGGTCTCGGTTCAGGGCGATCCCTCACAGAGGATTGCTGCGTATATGGTGGAAGGTCTTGCTGCTCGGTTGTTGGCATCAGGAAAATGTCTTTATAAAGCTTTGAGATGCAAAGAACCGCCTTCCTCGGACCGTCTCGCAGCTATGCAGATCCTTTTCGAGGTCTGCCCTTGTTTCAAATTCGGCTTTATGGCTGCAAATTGTGCCATTATCGAGGCAGCGAAAGATGAGAAGAGAATTCACATAATCGATTTCGACGTAAGTCAAGGAACTCAGTACATAAATTTGATTCAGATGCTAGCAACTCAGCCAGGGAAGCCACCACACTTGAGGTTAACAGGGGTCGATGATCCCGAATCAGTACATCGACCCGTTGGAGGTCTTAAACACATTGGACAAAGACTCGAGCAACTGGCAAAAGCGTTACGAGTTCCATTTGAATTTCAAGCAATTGCCTCGAACACTTCTGATGTCACTCCCTCGATGCTCGCCTCCTGCCACGGAGAAGCAGTCATAGTCAACTTCGCTTTTCTGCTTCACCACATGCCAGATGAAAGTGTCTCAACCGTAAATCTTCGAGACAAGCTTCTCCGAATGGTTAAGAACTTAAACCCGAAACTAGTAACAGTCGTCGAACAGGACATGAACACAAACACCACCCCATTCTTTTCAAGATTCGTCGAAACCTATAACTACTTTGCAGCTGTCTACGACACTCTCGATGCGACACTCCCAAGAGATAGTCAAGACCGAATCAATGTAGAGAGGCAATGCTTGGCGAAGGACATAGTCAACATCATAGCTTGTGAAGGTGAGGACAGAGTGGAGAGATACGAAGTGGCCGGGAAATGGCGGGCAAGAATGACGATGGCTGGGTTCAGTTCCTGTACGATGAGCCAAAACGTGACCGACCCGATTCGAAAGCTTATCGGGGAGTATTGCGAGAGATTGAAGATGTATGAAGAAATGGGCACAGTTCATTTTGGATGGGAAGAGAAAAGCTTGATTATAACTTCAACATGGAGGTAA
- the LOC111796495 gene encoding alcohol dehydrogenase 1, which translates to MSSTAGQVIKCKAAVAWEAGKPLVIEEVEVAPPQANEVRVKILFTALCHTDVYFWEAKGQTPLFPRIFGHEAGGVVESVGEGVKDLQPGDHVLPVFTGECGDCRHCKSEESNMCDLLRINTDRGVMISDGKTRFSKNGQPIHHFVGTSTFSEYTVIHFGCLAKINPAAPLDKVCVLSCGISTGFGATVNVAKPKKGQSVAIFGLGAVGLAAAEGARVSGASKIIGVDLNPARFEEAKKFGCNEFVNPKDHSKPVQEVIAEMTNGGVDRSVECTGSIQAMISAFECVHDGWGVAVLVGVPNKDDAFKTHPMNFLNERTLKGTFFGNYKPRSDIPGVVEKYMKKEMELEKFITHSVPFSEINKAFDYMLKGESIRCIIRMGD; encoded by the exons ATGTCTAGCACTGCCGGTCAGGTCATCAAATGCAAAG CTGCTGTGGCTTGGGAGGCTGGAAAGCCACTAGTGATTGAGGAAGTGGAAGTGGCGCCGCCGCAAGCTAATGAAGTTAGAGTGAAGATCCTTTTCACAGCTCTTTGTCACACCGATGTTTATTTCTGGGAAGCGAAG GGCCAAACTCCTTTGTTTCCTCGCATTTTTGGACATGAAGCTGGAGG TGTTGTTGAGAGTGTTGGAGAAGGCGTGAAAGATCTTCAACCAGGAGATCATGTTCTTCCTGTTTTCACTGGTGAATGTGGCGATTGTCGTCATTGTAAATCAGAAGAGAGCAATATGTGCGATCTTCTTCGAATCAATACTGATCGTGGTGTTATGATCAGTGATGGCAAGACCAGATTCTCCAAAAATGGACAACCAATTCATCATTTCGTTGGAACCTCCACTTTTAGTGAATACACTGTTATTCATTTTGGCTGTTTGGCTAAGATCAATCCTGCTGCTCCTCTCGACAAAGTCTGCGTTCTTAGCTGCGGAATTTCCACAG GCTTTGGTGCCACTGTGAATGTTGCAAAGCCTAAAAAGGGTCAATCTGTTGCTATCTTTGGCCTTGGAGCTGTTGGGCTTGCT GCTGCTGAAGGGGCAAGAGTTTCCGGGGCATCTAAGATCATTGGTGTTGATTTGAACCCGGCTCGATTCGAAGAAG CAAAGAAATTTGGTTGCAATGAATTTGTTAACCCAAAGGATCACAGCAAGCCAGTTCAAGAGGTGATAGCCGAGATGACGAACGGAGGAGTTGACCGAAGCGTCGAATGCACCGGAAGCATCCAAGCAATGATCTCGGCATTCGAATGCGTTCACGAT GGGTGGGGTGTTGCAGTACTAGTGGGAGTCCCAAACAAAGACGACGCATTCAAAACTCATCCTATGAATTTCCTCAACGAAAGAACTCTAAAGGGTACGTTCTTCGGTAACTACAAGCCTCGATCCGACATTCCCGGGGTCGTCGAGAAGTACATGAAAAAG GAGATGGAATTGGAGAAATTCATAACTCATTCAGTGCCGTTCTCTGAGATCAACAAGGCGTTTGATTACATGCTGAAAGGGGAGTCCATTCGATGCATCATTCGCATGGGAGACTGA